One genomic window of Glycine soja cultivar W05 chromosome 9, ASM419377v2, whole genome shotgun sequence includes the following:
- the LOC114366990 gene encoding isoflavone-7-O-methyltransferase 6-like, which translates to MDNQNAIEFFEGQNLLYMQIFGNLRPVCLMWACELGIPDIISNHGKPITLLELVSALQIPPSKVGFVKRFMRFLAHNRIFDIHESQEDHHELAYALTPASKLLVNDSIHCLSPMLQFMTDPFLTNAYHHLGEWMRGDDPTLCETAFGTTLWGLLEKKPSYNSLFNQVMASDSRMVDLVLKNCTSIFEELDSIVDVGGGTGTTARIICETFPKLKCVVLDLPHVVANLTGSNRLSFVGGDMFKSIPQADAVLLKWVLHDWNEENCIKILKRCKDSISSKGNRGKIIIIDAVINEKLDDQDKTQTKLCMDIAMMIAFNGKERTEEEWKQLFIGAGFQHYKIYHTFGFRSLIEVYP; encoded by the exons ATGGATAACCAAAATGCCATCGAGTTCTTTGAAGGCCAAAACCTTTTGTACATGCAGATATTTGGTAACCTAAGACCTGTGTGTCTTATGTGGGCTTGCGAACTAGGTATTCCAGACATAATATCCAACCATGGGAAACCCATTACTCTTCTTGAGTTGGTCTCAGCCCTGCAAATTCCACCATCTAAGGTGGGTTTTGTGAAGCGATTCATGCGCTTTTTGGCACACAATAGAATCTTTGATATCCATGAGAGCCAGGAAGATCATCATGAATTAGCGTATGCTCTAACTCCTGCATCAAAGCTTCTAGTCAATGACAGTATCCATTGTTTATCTCCAATGCTTCAGTTCATGACTGATCCGTTTTTAACGAATGCATACCATCACTTGGGGGAATGGATGCGCGGCGATGACCCCACATTATGTGAGACAGCCTTTGGGACAACCCTTTGGGGACTTCTTGAGAAAAAACCTTCATACAATAGTCTTTTCAATCAG GTTATGGCAAGTGATTCCCGGATGGTAGACTTGGTACTAAAAAATTGCACTTCGATTTTTGAGGAGCTAGATTCCATCGTGGATGTAGGTGGTGGAACTGGAACCACAGCCAGAATTATTTGTGAGACATTTCCTAAGTTGAAATGTGTTGTGCTTGACCTTCCTCATGTTGTAGCAAACTTGACGGGAAGCAATCGTTTAAGTTTTGTCGGAGGCGATATGTTCAAATCTATCCCTCAAGCCGATGCAGTCCTACTAAAG TGGGTTTTACATGATTGGAATGAAGAAAATTGCATAAAGATCCTGAAAAGGTGTAAAGATTCTATTTCAAGCAAAGGCAACAGAgggaaaataataatcatagatGCAGTAATAAATGAAAAGCTAGATGACCAGGATAAGACTCAAACAAAGCTCTGTATGGATATAGCTATGATGATCGCTTTTAATGGAAAAGAGCGAACTGAAGAAGAATGGAAACAACTCTTCATTGGAGCAGGAttccaacactacaaaatatatCATACTTTTGGTTTTAGATCTCTTATTGAGGTCTATCCTTAA